A genomic stretch from Helianthus annuus cultivar XRQ/B chromosome 1, HanXRQr2.0-SUNRISE, whole genome shotgun sequence includes:
- the LOC110940765 gene encoding histone H4, with amino-acid sequence MSGRGKGGKGLGKGGAKRHRKVLRDNIQGITKPAIRRLARRGGVKRISGLIYEETRGVLKIFLENVIRDAVTYTEHARRKTVTAMDVVYALKRQGRTLYGFGG; translated from the coding sequence ATGTCAGGACGCGGAAAGGGAGGAAAAGGGTTAGGAAAGGGCGGAGCAAAGCGTCACAGGAAGGTTCTCAGAGACAACATTCAGGGGATCACGAAGCCAGCGATTCGAAGACTGGCTCGTAGAGGCGGAGTGAAGCGGATCAGTGGGTTGATATACGAAGAGACACGTGGAGTGTTGAAGATATTTCTAGAGAATGTTATTAGAGATGCTGTTACCTACACCGAGCATGCCAGGAGGAAGACTGTTACTGCTATGGACGTGGTTTATGCGTTGAAGAGGCAGGGTAGGACTTTGTACGGATTTGGCGGGTAA